The following are encoded together in the Bubalus bubalis isolate 160015118507 breed Murrah chromosome 14, NDDB_SH_1, whole genome shotgun sequence genome:
- the ADRM1 gene encoding proteasomal ubiquitin receptor ADRM1 isoform X1, which produces MHRMTTSGALFPSLVPGSRGSSNKYLVEFRAGKMSLKGTTVTPDKRKGLVYIQQTDDSLIHFCWKDRTSGNVEDDLIIFPDDCEFKRVPQCPSGRVYVLKFKAGSKRLFFWMQEPKTDQDEEHCRKVNEYLNNPPMPGALGASGSGGHELSALGGEGGLQSLLGNMSHSQLMQLIGPAGLGGLGGLGALTGPGLASLLGSGGPPASSSSSSSRSQSAAVTPSSTTSSTRATPAPSAPAAASATSPSPAPSSGDGASTAASPAQPIQLSDLQSILATMSVPAGPGGGQQVDLASVLTPEIMAPILANADVQERLLPYLPSGESLPQTAEEIQNTLTSPQFQQALGMFSAALASGQLGPLMCQFGLPAEAVEAANKGDVEAFAKAMQNSASPEQQEGDGKDKKDEEEDMSLD; this is translated from the exons ATGCACAG GATGACGACTTCAGGAGCTCTGTTTCCAAGCCTGGTGCCAGGCTCCCGTGGGTCCTCCAACAAGTATTTGGTGGAGTTTCGGGCCGGAAAAATGTCATTAAAAGGAACTACCGTCACCCCAGATAAACGGAAAGGGCTTGTGTACATTCAGCAGACGGATGACTCCCTCATTCACTTTTGCTGGAAAGACAGGACATCGGGTAACGTGGAAGAT GATCTGATCATCTTCCCCGATGACTGTGAGTTCAAGCGCGTGCCACAGTGCCCCAGTGGGAGGGTCTACGTGCTCAAGTTTAAGGCAGGGTCCAAACGACTCTTCTTCTGGATGCAG GAGCCCAAGACGGACCAGGATGAGGAGCACTGCCGGAAAGTCAACGAGTATCTGAACAACCCGCCGATGCCCGGAGCCCTGGGGGCGAGTGGGAGCGGAGGCCACGAGCTGTCTGCGCTGGGCG GGGAGGGTGGCCTGCAGAGCCTGCTGGGGAACATGAGCCACAGCCAACTCATGCAGCTCATCGGACCTGCCGGCCTCGGAGGACTGG GTGGCCTGGGGGCCCTGACCGGGCCGGGCCTGGCCAGCTTACTGGGGAGCGGAGGGCCTCCGGCAAGCAGCTCTTCATCCAG CTCCCGGAGCCAGTCAGCAGCGGTCACCCcgtcctccaccacctcctccactCGCGCCACCCCAGCCCCTTCCGCTCCAGCAGCTGCCTCAGCGACCAGCCCGAGCCCCGCGCCCAGCTCAGGTGACGGAGCCAGCACAGCAGCCAGCCCCGCCCAGCCCATCCAGCTCAGCGACCTGCAGAGCATCCTGGCTACCATGAGTGTGCCGGCTGGGCCAGGAGGCGGCCAACAAG TTGACCTGGCCAGTGTGCTGACACCTGAGATCATGGCCCCCATCCTTGCCAACGCGGATGTCCAGGAGCGCCTGCTGCCCTACCTGCCATCAGGGGAGTCCCTGCCGCAGACCGCAGAGGAGATCCAGAACACGCTGACCTCACCCCAGTTCCAGCAG GCCCTCGGCATGTTCAGTGCAGCCTTGGCCTCAGGGCAGCTGGGCCCCCTCATGTGCCAGTTTGGGCTGCCCGCGGAGGCTGTGGAGGCTGCCAACAAGGGTG aCGTGGAAGCATTTGCCAAAGCCATGCAGAATAGCGCCAGCCCCGAGCAGCAGGAGGGCGATGGGAAGGACAAGAAGGACGAAGAAGAGGACATGAGCCTGGATTAG
- the ADRM1 gene encoding proteasomal ubiquitin receptor ADRM1 isoform X3 — protein sequence MHRMTTSGALFPSLVPGSRGSSNKYLVEFRAGKMSLKGTTVTPDKRKGLVYIQQTDDSLIHFCWKDRTSGNVEDEPKTDQDEEHCRKVNEYLNNPPMPGALGASGSGGHELSALGGEGGLQSLLGNMSHSQLMQLIGPAGLGGLGGLGALTGPGLASLLGSGGPPASSSSSSSRSQSAAVTPSSTTSSTRATPAPSAPAAASATSPSPAPSSGDGASTAASPAQPIQLSDLQSILATMSVPAGPGGGQQVDLASVLTPEIMAPILANADVQERLLPYLPSGESLPQTAEEIQNTLTSPQFQQALGMFSAALASGQLGPLMCQFGLPAEAVEAANKGDVEAFAKAMQNSASPEQQEGDGKDKKDEEEDMSLD from the exons ATGCACAG GATGACGACTTCAGGAGCTCTGTTTCCAAGCCTGGTGCCAGGCTCCCGTGGGTCCTCCAACAAGTATTTGGTGGAGTTTCGGGCCGGAAAAATGTCATTAAAAGGAACTACCGTCACCCCAGATAAACGGAAAGGGCTTGTGTACATTCAGCAGACGGATGACTCCCTCATTCACTTTTGCTGGAAAGACAGGACATCGGGTAACGTGGAAGAT GAGCCCAAGACGGACCAGGATGAGGAGCACTGCCGGAAAGTCAACGAGTATCTGAACAACCCGCCGATGCCCGGAGCCCTGGGGGCGAGTGGGAGCGGAGGCCACGAGCTGTCTGCGCTGGGCG GGGAGGGTGGCCTGCAGAGCCTGCTGGGGAACATGAGCCACAGCCAACTCATGCAGCTCATCGGACCTGCCGGCCTCGGAGGACTGG GTGGCCTGGGGGCCCTGACCGGGCCGGGCCTGGCCAGCTTACTGGGGAGCGGAGGGCCTCCGGCAAGCAGCTCTTCATCCAG CTCCCGGAGCCAGTCAGCAGCGGTCACCCcgtcctccaccacctcctccactCGCGCCACCCCAGCCCCTTCCGCTCCAGCAGCTGCCTCAGCGACCAGCCCGAGCCCCGCGCCCAGCTCAGGTGACGGAGCCAGCACAGCAGCCAGCCCCGCCCAGCCCATCCAGCTCAGCGACCTGCAGAGCATCCTGGCTACCATGAGTGTGCCGGCTGGGCCAGGAGGCGGCCAACAAG TTGACCTGGCCAGTGTGCTGACACCTGAGATCATGGCCCCCATCCTTGCCAACGCGGATGTCCAGGAGCGCCTGCTGCCCTACCTGCCATCAGGGGAGTCCCTGCCGCAGACCGCAGAGGAGATCCAGAACACGCTGACCTCACCCCAGTTCCAGCAG GCCCTCGGCATGTTCAGTGCAGCCTTGGCCTCAGGGCAGCTGGGCCCCCTCATGTGCCAGTTTGGGCTGCCCGCGGAGGCTGTGGAGGCTGCCAACAAGGGTG aCGTGGAAGCATTTGCCAAAGCCATGCAGAATAGCGCCAGCCCCGAGCAGCAGGAGGGCGATGGGAAGGACAAGAAGGACGAAGAAGAGGACATGAGCCTGGATTAG
- the ADRM1 gene encoding proteasomal ubiquitin receptor ADRM1 isoform X2: protein MTTSGALFPSLVPGSRGSSNKYLVEFRAGKMSLKGTTVTPDKRKGLVYIQQTDDSLIHFCWKDRTSGNVEDDLIIFPDDCEFKRVPQCPSGRVYVLKFKAGSKRLFFWMQEPKTDQDEEHCRKVNEYLNNPPMPGALGASGSGGHELSALGGEGGLQSLLGNMSHSQLMQLIGPAGLGGLGGLGALTGPGLASLLGSGGPPASSSSSSSRSQSAAVTPSSTTSSTRATPAPSAPAAASATSPSPAPSSGDGASTAASPAQPIQLSDLQSILATMSVPAGPGGGQQVDLASVLTPEIMAPILANADVQERLLPYLPSGESLPQTAEEIQNTLTSPQFQQALGMFSAALASGQLGPLMCQFGLPAEAVEAANKGDVEAFAKAMQNSASPEQQEGDGKDKKDEEEDMSLD from the exons ATGACGACTTCAGGAGCTCTGTTTCCAAGCCTGGTGCCAGGCTCCCGTGGGTCCTCCAACAAGTATTTGGTGGAGTTTCGGGCCGGAAAAATGTCATTAAAAGGAACTACCGTCACCCCAGATAAACGGAAAGGGCTTGTGTACATTCAGCAGACGGATGACTCCCTCATTCACTTTTGCTGGAAAGACAGGACATCGGGTAACGTGGAAGAT GATCTGATCATCTTCCCCGATGACTGTGAGTTCAAGCGCGTGCCACAGTGCCCCAGTGGGAGGGTCTACGTGCTCAAGTTTAAGGCAGGGTCCAAACGACTCTTCTTCTGGATGCAG GAGCCCAAGACGGACCAGGATGAGGAGCACTGCCGGAAAGTCAACGAGTATCTGAACAACCCGCCGATGCCCGGAGCCCTGGGGGCGAGTGGGAGCGGAGGCCACGAGCTGTCTGCGCTGGGCG GGGAGGGTGGCCTGCAGAGCCTGCTGGGGAACATGAGCCACAGCCAACTCATGCAGCTCATCGGACCTGCCGGCCTCGGAGGACTGG GTGGCCTGGGGGCCCTGACCGGGCCGGGCCTGGCCAGCTTACTGGGGAGCGGAGGGCCTCCGGCAAGCAGCTCTTCATCCAG CTCCCGGAGCCAGTCAGCAGCGGTCACCCcgtcctccaccacctcctccactCGCGCCACCCCAGCCCCTTCCGCTCCAGCAGCTGCCTCAGCGACCAGCCCGAGCCCCGCGCCCAGCTCAGGTGACGGAGCCAGCACAGCAGCCAGCCCCGCCCAGCCCATCCAGCTCAGCGACCTGCAGAGCATCCTGGCTACCATGAGTGTGCCGGCTGGGCCAGGAGGCGGCCAACAAG TTGACCTGGCCAGTGTGCTGACACCTGAGATCATGGCCCCCATCCTTGCCAACGCGGATGTCCAGGAGCGCCTGCTGCCCTACCTGCCATCAGGGGAGTCCCTGCCGCAGACCGCAGAGGAGATCCAGAACACGCTGACCTCACCCCAGTTCCAGCAG GCCCTCGGCATGTTCAGTGCAGCCTTGGCCTCAGGGCAGCTGGGCCCCCTCATGTGCCAGTTTGGGCTGCCCGCGGAGGCTGTGGAGGCTGCCAACAAGGGTG aCGTGGAAGCATTTGCCAAAGCCATGCAGAATAGCGCCAGCCCCGAGCAGCAGGAGGGCGATGGGAAGGACAAGAAGGACGAAGAAGAGGACATGAGCCTGGATTAG